One Candidatus Sulfurimonas baltica DNA segment encodes these proteins:
- a CDS encoding Mrp/NBP35 family ATP-binding protein, which yields MTSEIVNSALSKVLYPGFTKDIVTFGFVNSIEINGNDVSFTVDITSSAPEVANQIKDDATEELKAVGAGNITINIKSPKMPEAPKPKSKNLAPHIKNFLMVSSGKGGVGKSTTSVNIAIALAAQGKKVGILDADIYGPNIPRMLGVSNIKPEVTGNKVLPIKAYGIEMMSMGSLMEDGQSLMWRGAMIMKAIEQFLRDILWSELDVLVIDMPPGTGDAQLTLAQSVPVTAGLTVTTPQSVSLDDSRRSLDMFRKLNIPIAGIIENMSGFIAPDTGVEYDIFGKGTSGPMAEEFNTKIIAEIPIEPSIRTGGDEGKPITFVNPTSESAKRYMAAAESIWATIEAVNANGGASNESVQPTTPPGVSACSM from the coding sequence ATGACTAGTGAAATTGTGAATTCAGCACTATCAAAAGTTTTGTATCCAGGGTTTACCAAGGATATTGTAACTTTTGGTTTTGTTAATAGTATTGAGATAAACGGAAATGACGTAAGTTTTACAGTAGATATAACATCAAGCGCTCCAGAAGTTGCAAACCAGATAAAAGACGATGCAACAGAGGAGCTTAAAGCAGTAGGTGCAGGAAATATTACTATAAATATTAAATCTCCAAAAATGCCTGAAGCGCCAAAGCCAAAAAGTAAAAATTTAGCTCCACATATTAAAAACTTCTTAATGGTTAGTTCTGGAAAGGGCGGCGTTGGAAAATCTACTACATCTGTAAATATTGCTATTGCTCTTGCAGCACAAGGTAAAAAAGTGGGTATCTTAGATGCTGATATATACGGGCCAAATATTCCTCGTATGTTAGGGGTTTCAAATATTAAACCAGAAGTTACAGGAAACAAAGTTCTTCCTATTAAGGCCTACGGGATTGAGATGATGTCTATGGGATCACTTATGGAAGATGGCCAGTCATTAATGTGGCGTGGTGCTATGATTATGAAAGCAATAGAGCAATTCTTAAGAGATATTCTTTGGAGTGAGCTTGATGTGCTAGTTATTGATATGCCTCCTGGAACTGGTGATGCACAACTTACTTTAGCTCAAAGTGTGCCAGTAACAGCCGGTCTTACCGTAACAACGCCTCAGTCTGTTTCTCTTGATGACTCTCGTCGTTCATTAGACATGTTTAGAAAATTAAATATCCCTATAGCAGGAATTATTGAAAATATGAGTGGCTTTATAGCTCCAGATACTGGTGTTGAGTATGATATCTTTGGCAAAGGAACTTCTGGGCCAATGGCTGAAGAGTTTAATACTAAGATTATTGCAGAGATTCCAATTGAGCCTAGTATTAGAACTGGTGGAGATGAAGGTAAACCAATTACTTTTGTCAATCCAACTTCAGAGAGTGCAAAACGTTATATGGCTGCCGCTGAGTCTATTTGGGCTACTATTGAAGCTGTTAATGCAAATGGTGGTGCTAGCAACGAGAGCGTTCAGCCGACTACACCTCCTGGTGTATCTGCTTGTAGTATGTAA
- a CDS encoding response regulator, with product MKILIIENEVYLAQSIATKLSELGHVCEMCTSTRDAIKSNNYDVVLLSTNINGQDFNPVIETFKNSIIILMVSYISNDTVSKPLSAGAKDYILKPFMIEELIRKINHYQDYEKLKKENKSYEKYLTHSFLTLNEEYKFDNLELPLFVSSSYQKIADSFAFKYSKYKSLPMHFITLTDPKAMDEIESITENTLTYVIDFQAIKKSDRKAFYKLIEGKKIIISSTDKIEDEDLKVLEIKSENNIFDQGEILPIEEYVKFIVLNNQHKFPDTELSKKLGISRKSLWEKRKKYDIIKKK from the coding sequence ATGAAAATACTAATAATAGAGAACGAAGTTTATTTAGCACAAAGTATCGCAACAAAATTAAGTGAGCTTGGGCATGTGTGTGAAATGTGCACATCAACAAGAGATGCAATTAAAAGTAATAACTATGATGTTGTTTTACTCTCTACAAACATCAATGGTCAAGACTTCAACCCAGTTATTGAAACATTTAAGAACTCCATTATTATTTTAATGGTTTCCTATATCAGCAACGACACGGTTTCTAAACCCCTGTCAGCTGGAGCAAAAGATTATATTTTAAAACCATTTATGATTGAAGAGTTAATTAGAAAGATAAATCACTATCAAGACTATGAAAAGTTAAAAAAAGAAAATAAGTCATATGAAAAGTATTTAACTCACTCTTTCTTGACATTAAATGAAGAGTATAAATTTGACAACCTAGAGCTTCCTCTTTTCGTATCTTCATCCTACCAAAAAATTGCAGACTCTTTTGCATTTAAGTATTCAAAATATAAAAGTCTACCAATGCACTTTATAACTCTAACTGATCCAAAAGCCATGGATGAAATTGAATCAATTACAGAGAATACCTTAACATACGTAATAGATTTTCAAGCTATAAAGAAGAGTGATAGAAAAGCTTTTTACAAACTTATTGAAGGTAAAAAGATAATAATATCCTCCACAGACAAAATAGAGGATGAAGATTTAAAAGTTCTAGAGATAAAGAGTGAAAACAATATTTTCGATCAAGGTGAAATACTGCCTATTGAAGAGTATGTTAAGTTTATTGTTTTAAACAATCAGCATAAATTTCCAGATACTGAATTGTCAAAAAAACTAGGTATAAGTCGTAAAAGTTTATGGGAAAAAAGAAAAAAATATGACATCATTAAGAAAAAATAA
- a CDS encoding GGDEF domain-containing protein: protein MTAKTKLLIIVALMLLALMTATIINVALNFRSYSLKGAIEKSNLTANIVRDGLTAHMVNGIMPQRQYFLDQISNNDKIKSLWLLRSENVKKQYGSGFVNETIRDDIDKEVLRTGKMVRKIIEHTDQITLRVTIPYNATSTGVQDNCLNCHEVKFGDTLGAISMEFDVSDLRTSGLLTMLKIFAINLIFLTIALFLIRHYVTPYTKLFTNLQAGIKKAYSGDFTHNFTTSIGGDAKNIVDRMNSLFGKMQETFGNIKYNLATFIPQGSVSSGSISSGDPLHEAKTIINELSDIYKFKKTIELDASKEDVYTRLVDIIKLKYHVGHFAFFEINNVTSERCLVFTTEGDESICFNRKNNDSSVCRAFRTNSVTISTEFPNLCQACVNSNIHYVCIPFTINHDISLVVSMTSDNIDEVEKMKTHVSSIKHYLEAAKPVIESQILMEKLRDTSLRDGMTGLYNRRFLEEFIDKLMSQAERNQHTYSVMMIDIDFFKMVNDEYGHDVGDMVIVALSKVLKESIREADLAIRYGGEEFVVMLQNSTAEGTLAVAEKIHSNFSALSFDVNNEKLKKTISIGIAKLPTDGDTIWKCIKFADIALYKAKNTGRNKIVEYQDEMNEMNENDEKFY, encoded by the coding sequence ATGACCGCAAAGACTAAACTTCTTATAATAGTAGCTCTTATGCTACTTGCTCTAATGACAGCGACAATTATCAATGTAGCACTAAACTTTAGAAGCTATAGCCTTAAGGGTGCAATTGAGAAGTCGAACTTGACTGCAAATATTGTTAGAGATGGGCTTACGGCTCACATGGTAAATGGGATAATGCCTCAAAGACAGTATTTCTTAGACCAAATATCAAATAATGATAAGATCAAATCATTATGGCTACTTAGAAGCGAGAATGTAAAGAAGCAGTATGGCAGTGGATTTGTCAATGAAACTATTAGAGATGATATAGATAAAGAAGTTTTAAGAACCGGTAAAATGGTACGAAAAATCATAGAACATACCGATCAGATTACTCTAAGAGTAACTATCCCTTATAATGCAACTAGCACTGGTGTTCAGGACAACTGTCTTAACTGTCATGAAGTTAAGTTTGGCGACACCCTTGGTGCAATTAGTATGGAGTTCGATGTTAGTGATTTAAGAACAAGCGGTCTTCTAACTATGTTAAAAATATTTGCAATTAATTTGATATTTTTAACAATAGCACTATTTTTAATTAGACACTATGTAACACCTTATACAAAACTTTTTACAAATCTCCAAGCAGGAATTAAAAAAGCATACAGCGGAGATTTTACACATAATTTTACCACGAGCATAGGTGGTGATGCAAAAAATATTGTAGATAGGATGAATTCACTCTTTGGTAAGATGCAAGAAACTTTTGGAAATATTAAATACAACCTTGCAACCTTTATACCTCAAGGGAGTGTTTCAAGCGGCAGCATATCAAGCGGTGATCCACTTCATGAAGCTAAGACTATCATAAACGAGCTATCAGATATTTATAAATTTAAAAAGACTATTGAGCTTGATGCATCAAAAGAAGATGTATATACAAGGCTTGTTGATATTATAAAACTAAAATATCATGTAGGGCATTTTGCATTTTTCGAAATAAATAATGTAACATCAGAGAGATGTTTAGTATTTACAACAGAGGGTGATGAGAGCATTTGCTTTAACAGAAAAAATAATGACTCATCAGTATGTAGAGCATTCAGAACAAATAGTGTAACAATATCTACAGAGTTTCCAAACCTTTGTCAGGCATGTGTAAATAGCAATATTCACTATGTTTGTATACCTTTTACTATTAACCATGATATCTCACTTGTAGTTTCAATGACATCAGACAATATAGATGAAGTAGAAAAGATGAAAACTCACGTATCAAGTATTAAACACTATCTTGAAGCTGCTAAGCCTGTTATAGAGAGTCAAATCTTAATGGAAAAACTAAGAGACACATCTCTTCGTGATGGAATGACTGGACTATATAACAGAAGATTTTTAGAAGAGTTTATAGATAAGCTTATGAGTCAGGCTGAAAGAAACCAACATACATACAGTGTTATGATGATTGATATTGACTTCTTCAAAATGGTTAATGATGAGTATGGACACGATGTAGGAGATATGGTAATTGTCGCTCTTTCAAAAGTATTAAAAGAGTCTATTCGCGAGGCAGATTTAGCTATACGTTATGGTGGTGAAGAGTTTGTGGTAATGCTTCAAAATTCCACTGCGGAAGGCACATTGGCTGTTGCTGAGAAAATACACTCAAATTTTTCTGCCCTATCATTTGACGTAAATAACGAAAAGCTAAAGAAAACTATAAGTATTGGTATTGCTAAGCTGCCTACTGACGGTGACACTATATGGAAATGTATTAAGTTTGCTGATATAGCTTTATATAAAGCAAAAAATACAGGCCGAAACAAAATAGTTGAATACCAAGATGAAATGAATGAGATGAATGAGAATGACGAGAAGTTTTATTAA
- a CDS encoding sulfate adenylyltransferase yields the protein MTSLRKNKTLLIDSEAASALELLKDGLLSPATSLMNASECKEVLRTCLIDGKSFPFPFILAPSGKINEEVLKSLHAGEEIDILFDDKLFATLIVDEVFYVDPSDRIKHIYGTDDIKHPGVMATIKRLGSLAVSGEYQLANKSRNKNKQIIEKAKKQIEAKHTTALVMAANPLHRAHERLIRQALDNTDLLVIFLLKPYNESNLSYDIRKESLEFFINNFLTKNHVVIVALENSYIFAGYNEIIIDAIVAKNYGCDRLTIGRNHAGLGMFSDCNSNKSIIDKVIGIDIEITVASEYVYCDKCTTLVSKNTCPHGQHHQISYHADSILELLELGILPPTILIRKEISAFILSRLFPNRFKNLEKLYYALLPVAGLLEEHTEKDFYLELMKLYQTTSLT from the coding sequence ATGACATCATTAAGAAAAAATAAAACTCTTCTAATAGATAGTGAAGCAGCCTCCGCGCTAGAACTTTTAAAAGATGGGCTACTCTCTCCAGCTACATCTTTAATGAACGCTTCTGAGTGCAAAGAAGTTCTAAGAACGTGTCTTATAGATGGAAAGTCCTTTCCTTTTCCTTTTATACTTGCCCCTTCTGGAAAAATAAATGAAGAGGTCTTAAAATCACTACATGCAGGTGAAGAGATAGACATTCTTTTTGATGACAAACTTTTTGCTACTTTGATAGTTGATGAAGTGTTTTATGTTGATCCAAGTGATAGAATAAAACATATATATGGAACTGATGACATTAAACATCCCGGAGTAATGGCTACAATAAAAAGACTAGGCTCTTTGGCAGTAAGCGGTGAGTATCAACTAGCTAACAAATCAAGGAACAAAAACAAACAAATTATTGAAAAAGCTAAAAAGCAGATAGAGGCTAAACATACAACAGCCCTTGTAATGGCGGCAAATCCTCTTCACCGTGCCCATGAAAGACTTATTAGACAAGCATTGGACAATACTGACTTGCTTGTTATATTTTTACTAAAACCATATAATGAGTCAAATTTAAGTTATGATATCAGAAAAGAGTCTTTAGAGTTTTTTATCAATAATTTTTTAACTAAAAACCATGTTGTTATAGTTGCTCTAGAAAATAGTTATATATTTGCCGGCTATAATGAGATAATAATTGATGCTATTGTAGCAAAAAACTACGGCTGTGATAGACTTACAATAGGCAGAAACCATGCTGGACTTGGTATGTTTTCAGACTGTAATTCCAACAAGTCAATAATTGATAAAGTTATTGGTATTGATATTGAAATCACAGTTGCAAGTGAGTATGTTTATTGTGATAAATGTACGACTCTTGTTAGCAAAAACACATGTCCTCACGGACAGCATCATCAGATATCTTATCATGCTGACTCAATTTTAGAACTTTTAGAACTTGGTATTTTACCGCCTACAATACTTATTAGAAAAGAGATTTCAGCATTTATCCTCTCAAGATTGTTCCCAAACAGATTTAAAAACTTAGAGAAACTATACTATGCCCTACTTCCGGTTGCTGGTCTTTTGGAAGAGCACACCGAAAAAGATTTTTATTTAGAGCTGATGAAACTCTATCAAACAACCTCGCTTACATAG
- a CDS encoding phosphatidylglycerophosphatase A family protein: MNWFFITLGYSGLAPKAPGTVGTLVALPIGMLILIYFSAQTLFLATVLISIIAIKEINKYEAKSAIHDDKRIVIDELAGMWFALSVAPAISIGLNEVSDLQNGFLVQSLLSFLLFRYFDIVKPSIIGRIDREAKGGIGVMGDDIVAGFVAGILSAVIWQGWLELQNIL; encoded by the coding sequence ATGAATTGGTTTTTTATAACTTTAGGATATAGCGGGCTTGCTCCAAAAGCCCCAGGAACTGTTGGAACTTTAGTGGCATTACCTATAGGAATGCTTATACTTATCTACTTTAGTGCACAAACTCTGTTTCTGGCTACTGTTCTTATCAGTATAATCGCAATAAAAGAGATAAACAAATACGAAGCTAAAAGTGCAATACACGACGATAAACGTATTGTAATAGATGAATTAGCTGGGATGTGGTTTGCACTAAGTGTTGCGCCTGCAATCAGTATTGGATTAAACGAAGTAAGTGATTTACAAAATGGTTTTTTAGTACAGAGTCTACTATCATTTTTGCTTTTCAGATATTTTGATATAGTAAAACCATCTATTATAGGCAGAATAGACCGTGAAGCTAAAGGTGGTATCGGTGTTATGGGTGATGATATAGTCGCCGGTTTTGTAGCAGGTATTTTAAGTGCTGTTATTTGGCAGGGATGGCTAGAGCTTCAGAATATACTGTAA
- the glmS gene encoding glutamine--fructose-6-phosphate transaminase (isomerizing), which yields MCGIVGYLGEKNTKEILLDGLKELEYRGYDSAGIAVLENGNFSNFKAVGKLVNLEEKTKNYSTKGLAAGIGHTRWATHGKPTEINAHPHLGDSSYVVHNGIIENYAELKKELISSGVKFLSQTDTEVIVHQFEKNLKSSKSAFEAFSKTINELSGAYAILLVTKSEPNTIFYAKHGSPMLVGKNSENEKYFASSDTPLIGHCTEVNYFEDGDYGYVSCDEIAIFDKDGAKREPIFSILSQNKLSAQKDGFRFFMEKEIYEQTSVVSDTLMGRLSDEEVIFDEIDKNLFDGINEIKLCACGTSYHAAMTASYLFERYAKIKTSLEIASEFRYREPIMTKDTLFVVISQSGETADTLETLKMAKKAGLKTLVICNVDNSSMVRLADATILTRAGIEKGVASTKAFATQVTVFWMLTLHIAKLKNSLSTQEISRQIKLLREVPSHLKVTDDMHERIKRLSKRYLHGHGFFFIGRDVFFPLALEGALKLKEISYLHAEGYPSGEMKHGPIALADPELFTIALLPEHLHYEKSKSNVEELSARDSTICAISSKEFDKADDFIKISTCKDYMLEFFEMMIVVQLLSLEISIRLGNDVDMPRNLAKSVTVE from the coding sequence ATGTGTGGAATCGTAGGATACTTAGGGGAAAAGAACACAAAAGAAATTTTACTAGATGGTCTTAAAGAGCTGGAGTATCGCGGTTATGATTCAGCTGGAATAGCAGTTCTTGAAAACGGAAACTTTTCCAACTTTAAAGCTGTTGGAAAACTAGTAAACCTGGAAGAAAAAACTAAAAATTACTCTACAAAAGGTCTTGCCGCGGGAATTGGCCATACTAGATGGGCAACTCACGGAAAACCAACAGAGATAAATGCGCATCCACACCTTGGGGATAGCTCTTATGTAGTCCACAATGGAATCATAGAGAACTATGCTGAGCTAAAAAAAGAGCTTATAAGCAGTGGTGTAAAGTTTTTAAGCCAAACAGATACAGAAGTGATAGTTCATCAATTTGAAAAAAATCTAAAATCATCAAAGAGTGCTTTTGAAGCTTTTTCCAAAACTATAAACGAGTTAAGTGGTGCTTACGCTATTTTACTTGTGACAAAATCTGAGCCAAATACAATATTTTATGCAAAACATGGCTCACCTATGCTGGTTGGAAAAAATAGTGAGAATGAAAAATATTTCGCCTCTTCTGACACCCCTCTTATTGGTCACTGTACAGAGGTAAACTACTTTGAAGATGGTGATTACGGGTATGTATCATGTGATGAGATTGCTATTTTTGACAAAGACGGAGCAAAGAGAGAACCAATATTTTCTATACTTTCACAAAATAAATTATCAGCTCAAAAAGATGGTTTTCGATTTTTTATGGAAAAAGAGATTTACGAACAAACAAGTGTAGTTTCAGACACATTAATGGGAAGGTTAAGCGATGAGGAGGTTATATTTGATGAGATTGATAAAAACCTTTTTGACGGTATAAATGAGATAAAACTTTGTGCATGCGGAACTTCATACCATGCCGCAATGACTGCATCGTACCTTTTTGAACGTTATGCAAAAATAAAAACTTCACTAGAGATAGCGAGCGAGTTTAGATATAGAGAGCCAATAATGACTAAAGATACTCTCTTTGTTGTAATTTCTCAAAGTGGAGAGACAGCTGACACTTTAGAGACTCTTAAAATGGCAAAAAAAGCTGGTCTAAAAACTTTAGTTATCTGCAATGTTGACAACTCATCAATGGTAAGGCTGGCAGATGCAACTATATTAACAAGAGCAGGAATAGAAAAAGGTGTTGCCTCTACAAAAGCTTTTGCCACTCAGGTAACTGTCTTTTGGATGTTAACTCTGCACATAGCAAAATTAAAAAACTCTCTTAGTACACAAGAGATATCAAGGCAGATAAAACTTTTAAGAGAGGTCCCTTCACATCTTAAAGTTACAGATGATATGCATGAGCGAATAAAAAGATTATCTAAAAGATATCTTCATGGTCATGGCTTTTTCTTTATTGGCAGAGACGTATTTTTTCCTCTTGCCCTTGAGGGTGCGCTCAAACTTAAAGAGATTTCATATCTTCACGCAGAGGGTTATCCTTCTGGAGAGATGAAACATGGTCCAATAGCACTAGCAGATCCAGAACTATTTACAATTGCCCTGCTTCCAGAGCATCTTCACTATGAAAAATCTAAAAGTAACGTAGAGGAGCTTAGTGCAAGAGACTCTACTATTTGTGCTATAAGCTCGAAAGAGTTTGATAAAGCTGATGATTTCATTAAAATCTCTACATGTAAAGACTATATGTTGGAGTTTTTTGAGATGATGATAGTTGTACAACTTCTCTCACTTGAGATATCTATACGACTTGGAAATGATGTTGATATGCCAAGAAATTTAGCAAAAAGTGTTACAGTTGAATAA
- the thiC gene encoding phosphomethylpyrimidine synthase ThiC has translation MRASWVNKRENDSVRTQMYYAKKGIITEEMEYVAKIEDLAPELVRSEIARGRLIIPANINHTTLEPMAIGIAAKCKINANIGSSAIASDVQGEVEKMQVSQHYKADTAMDLSTGGDLDEIRKAVINASKIPIGTVPIYQILHDVGNKIEDLSIEVMLEVLERQAKQGVSYFTIHAGFLLETMPKIAKRKMGIVSRGGSLMAAWMMHYHRENPFYTAYDEILDICAKYDVALSLGDSLRPGCLADASDDAQLGELKVLGELTLRAWEKNVQVMIEGPGHVPLNQIERNMKLQRELCHEAPFYILGPLVTDIAAGYDHISSAIGAAVGGWHGASMLCYVTPKEHLGLPNANDVREGIIAYKIAAHAADIARGRKGARDIDDAMSDARYNFNWEKQFELALDGERAREYHDETLPQDVFKEAEFCSMCGPKFCSYKITQSIMDNPEAIEKIAQEVKERDAKEALEAQTA, from the coding sequence ATGAGAGCTTCATGGGTAAATAAGCGAGAAAATGATTCCGTAAGGACTCAGATGTATTATGCAAAAAAAGGCATAATAACTGAGGAGATGGAATACGTTGCAAAAATAGAAGATTTAGCTCCTGAATTGGTTCGTAGCGAAATTGCAAGAGGAAGATTGATAATCCCGGCAAACATTAATCATACAACGCTAGAGCCTATGGCGATAGGTATAGCTGCAAAATGTAAAATAAATGCAAATATTGGCTCATCTGCAATAGCATCTGATGTTCAAGGTGAAGTAGAAAAAATGCAAGTTTCTCAACATTATAAAGCAGACACAGCAATGGATCTTTCAACTGGCGGTGATTTGGATGAAATCCGTAAAGCTGTAATAAATGCATCAAAAATACCTATTGGAACAGTGCCAATTTACCAAATACTTCATGATGTAGGCAATAAAATAGAGGATTTAAGTATAGAGGTTATGCTTGAAGTTTTAGAGCGCCAAGCAAAGCAAGGGGTAAGCTATTTTACTATTCACGCAGGCTTCTTGTTGGAAACTATGCCAAAAATAGCAAAAAGAAAAATGGGAATTGTAAGTCGCGGCGGATCTTTAATGGCTGCTTGGATGATGCACTATCATAGAGAAAATCCATTTTATACAGCTTATGATGAAATTTTAGATATTTGTGCAAAGTATGATGTTGCACTAAGTCTTGGTGATTCACTACGTCCTGGTTGTTTAGCAGATGCTTCTGATGATGCACAGCTAGGTGAGCTTAAAGTGTTGGGTGAGCTCACACTTCGAGCTTGGGAAAAAAATGTCCAAGTTATGATTGAAGGGCCAGGGCATGTACCTCTCAATCAAATAGAGCGTAATATGAAACTCCAACGTGAACTTTGTCATGAGGCACCTTTTTATATCCTCGGACCATTAGTAACAGATATCGCTGCTGGATATGACCATATCTCATCAGCTATTGGTGCAGCGGTTGGAGGATGGCATGGCGCTAGTATGTTATGTTATGTGACACCAAAAGAGCACTTGGGCCTTCCAAATGCCAATGATGTGCGTGAAGGGATAATCGCCTATAAAATTGCTGCTCATGCTGCAGATATTGCTCGCGGGCGCAAAGGTGCGAGAGATATTGATGATGCAATGAGTGATGCTAGATATAATTTCAACTGGGAAAAACAGTTTGAACTTGCACTTGATGGTGAGAGAGCTAGAGAGTACCATGATGAAACTCTTCCTCAGGATGTTTTTAAAGAGGCAGAGTTTTGTTCAATGTGTGGACCTAAATTTTGTTCTTATAAAATAACTCAAAGTATTATGGATAATCCTGAAGCAATTGAGAAGATTGCACAGGAAGTAAAAGAGAGAGATGCTAAAGAGGCTTTAGAAGCGCAAACAGCTTAA
- a CDS encoding bifunctional 2-C-methyl-D-erythritol 4-phosphate cytidylyltransferase/2-C-methyl-D-erythritol 2,4-cyclodiphosphate synthase, translating to MPNLTLILLAAGSSTRFELDVKKQWLRVDHKPLWQFVADKCEDTKQFDKIIITSSKEDIEFMKNYSDFTFVEGGSTRGESLQNSLCEVTTEYVLVSDIARSCISKEFLEQIISHIGDSDCIVPYLPVNDTIVYEDKTIDRDKVKRVQTPQLSLTSALKNALKQPQEFTDESSAIVANGGSREFILGDVNAHKLTHLQDLKELSCLAAPSEDTLSGTGFDVHAFDNKGNMYLGGVKIDSEYGFKAHSDGDVAIHALIDALLGAAGMGDIGMMFPDSDEMYKGIDSKELLKRVVAKIYNFGFVIVNVDLTIAAEKPKIGNYKLAMRKILSSILNIEPSRVNIKATTTEKLGFIGRGEGVGAIANANLKYFDWTKI from the coding sequence TTGCCCAACTTAACGCTTATATTACTTGCAGCTGGTAGTTCTACACGCTTTGAACTTGATGTTAAAAAGCAATGGCTTAGAGTTGACCATAAACCTTTGTGGCAATTTGTAGCTGATAAGTGTGAAGATACTAAACAGTTTGACAAAATAATCATAACTTCTTCAAAAGAAGATATTGAGTTTATGAAGAACTACTCAGACTTTACATTTGTAGAGGGTGGATCAACCAGAGGAGAGTCTCTACAAAATTCTCTTTGCGAAGTTACAACAGAATATGTTCTTGTCAGCGATATAGCAAGGTCATGCATCAGTAAAGAGTTTTTGGAACAAATTATATCTCACATTGGCGATAGTGACTGCATAGTCCCTTATCTTCCAGTTAATGACACTATAGTTTATGAAGATAAAACTATAGACAGAGATAAAGTTAAAAGAGTACAGACTCCGCAGCTTTCACTTACTTCAGCTCTTAAAAATGCACTTAAACAGCCACAGGAGTTTACAGATGAGAGTAGCGCTATAGTTGCGAATGGCGGCTCTAGAGAGTTTATCCTCGGTGATGTTAATGCCCATAAGCTAACTCATCTTCAAGACCTAAAAGAGCTAAGTTGTCTTGCAGCGCCATCAGAGGACACTCTAAGTGGGACTGGCTTTGATGTTCATGCTTTCGACAATAAAGGGAACATGTATCTAGGCGGCGTAAAGATAGACTCCGAGTATGGGTTCAAAGCTCATAGTGATGGAGATGTGGCAATTCATGCGCTTATAGATGCTCTCTTGGGCGCCGCTGGGATGGGAGATATTGGTATGATGTTTCCAGACAGCGATGAGATGTATAAAGGTATTGATTCTAAAGAGTTATTAAAAAGAGTTGTTGCTAAGATATATAATTTTGGTTTTGTTATTGTAAACGTAGATTTAACAATAGCTGCTGAAAAACCTAAGATTGGCAATTACAAACTGGCTATGAGAAAAATACTTAGCTCTATATTGAATATAGAACCAAGTAGAGTAAATATAAAGGCGACAACAACTGAAAAGCTTGGCTTTATAGGCAGAGGCGAAGGTGTTGGAGCTATAGCAAATGCAAATTTAAAATATTTTGATTGGACAAAAATTTAA